DNA sequence from the bacterium genome:
GCCTCTTCCCGCGTTGGCTGGAGAGTTGCTCGGCAGTCGAGGGGTTTGAGGCGATCGGCGCGCGGGTGTACGTCACGGGGCGCGACGGCCACGTCGCGATCACGTCGGACGGGGAGCGTTGGGCGGCAACAGCCCACGCGGCCTCAGAGTGACGGCTACTTCCCCTGGGTCAAGGTCTCGGCCAACTTCGGGTCCATCGACATCGCGCGCGTGATCCATTCAAAGGACTCGTCGGCGCGCCCCATCTCCCCAAGCAACTTGGCCTTATTGAAGGCTATATGCGCGTTGTTTGGTTGCGCCTTTAGCACCGCATCGAAGGTCCGCAAGGCTTCCTCGTGGTTCCCCATCTTGGCCAGCACGGCCCCTTTGTCAGCCAGGATGTCCACAGCCTCGGGCTCGATGCCGAGGGCCTTGTCCAGCGACCCCAGGGCCTCACCAAGCTGTCCGGCTGCCACCAGGGCGAGCCCGCGGTTGTACCAACATGAAGCTGCGGCAGGATCCCCCAGGTACAGGGGGAGCGCTCGATCATAGGACTCGACTGCCTCCCCGAAGCGCCCGAGTGCCCGCAGACTGTTGCCGCGATTGAACCAGAGCGACGCACTCCGGGCATCGGCAAGCGCAGCCTGGTCATAGTACGCGACTGCTTCCCCATGTCGCCCCCGTCGTGCCTCCGCGTTGCCCATCACGAATGCCCGCTCAGCCGTGCCGACAGACGATGGGGCCGGCGCATGCAGACCAAAGACGTTGTTCCACACCGCCTCAACCACGAGTGTCAGTACACCCGAGGCAGGGATCGCGATCCACCACGACAGGTGCAGCGCGTAGTGGCCGCCCAGCGACATCAGGAGCCAGAGCCCGAGCCATTTCACGTGAAGCCCTCCCACTCTGTGTAGGTTCGCTCTCAGCGCGGCAGCGGCGCCAGAGGCTCCCAACGGAAGGAAGCCACCAGGCGATCGAATGCGCTCACAGCCGCGCAGAACTCGTCAAAGGGGCCTCGGAACAGGAACAAGAACGCAAGCTCCACCACAATCCCGCTCGTGGGGTCAGGCAGCGTGACTGCATACCGTCTCGACCAGCAGCCACCAGCCCAGTAGGTGAGACCGGGGTGGCTGTAGCCGTCGAGAAAGAGCAGGTGGACGCCGGCGCAGTGGAAGCCGGTGGTGGCCATGAACATCTGGCTGAACCCAACGACCCAGTCGTAGATGCGCCGGTCATCCTGCGCCCCCGTCATGCCGTCTGGAGCACGCAGGGGGACCATGGGGCCTGTCAGTACGTTCGCTTCAGCGCTTCTGCCACAGCAGGTGCGACGCATGACGGGTTGCCCCTGGAGCATCCTGCCCGGCCACGCTGCCACATCGAGGCTGTAGGCCGTGGACAGGCCTGGTCCCCCGAAATATGCCCGCCCCTCCGGCACCCGTCCCTCCTCCGCGGGGGCTGTGAGGGAATGCCCGGTCATGCTGTGCAGGGCGCCGAGCACGTCGGCTACCTCGCCGCGCCATTCCACGTAGGGGCTCCTGGCCAAGCTCGGATAGTCCTGGTGTGGACGCTCCTCGCTTGGGATACGCACCTCCAGCACTCGTTCGGGGCCGCAGTTCTCGGGAGCCAGGAGCTGCTCGATCTCACTGCGGCAGTATGCCGAGCTGACATACCGGTCGTTGGTCAGAGCAATCCCGAACCGCGAGCCCCTGATTCCCTCGTCGATGGCTCTCTGGAACTGGTCGCGGTCAGTGAGCAGGATGTAGTACTCCGCGAACCACACTTGCAGTCCGGCCGCGATGAGTTGCTCAGCCAACGCGCGGGCAACGCCGACGTCCTCGCTCTTGTAGCTGATGAAGACGTCATGCTCCTTCGTTGCGCCCTGGGCGGCCGTGCTGGCTCGTGAGGTAGGCGCATCCCCAGCAGCGAAGGGAGTGCGTGACCAGCCCTCATCGGTGGCATGGCTCCCATTCCTCGGTCGTCGCACGCTCACGTACTGCTTGAGCGTCCAGAAGGCCTGGCGGCCCGCGCGGACAGAAGCGGGCAGGCTGGTGAGCCAGAAGACAGCCACGATAGCGGCCAACCACAGGGGCATCTGCCAATGGAGCAGGTGTGCAGCCGTGACCACAAGCGCCCCGATTGTCCCGGTTAGCGCTGGGTCATAGGCGAACCCCAGCAGTCGGAGCGGCCGCGTCGTCGCGGCCACTCCGTAGCGGCGGAGGCCGACCCAGAAACACACGAACGCCGCTAGCGGGATTGCTGCACTGACCAGGAACAGCACGGCAAGAGGAAGACAGAGGGAGACGCCGTTGTCGGCCCCAGGGGTGCTCACCAGGGACGACGCTGCCGCTGAGGAGACCCCTGCGAACCAAAGGCATACCGCAACGGTGCGGAGGTGGAGATCGCCGGGGAGCGCGATGCCCCACGCGAAGCAACCCGTCAGGAGAAGACTGACCGCCACCCACGTCTGGACAATGTGCCACACGGTCGAGCAGTCCACGGGAAGCCTCCGTTGCGGCCCCGGTGTCCCGCCCGGGGTTCGTGGGACGCGACCACATCGCTCGGTCCACACCCCCGCGCGCGCATTCGCCTGAACACTGTCACTTGATGCTATGGTTTCGTTGCATGGCGTCCACCTCCTCCTCGTCCCCACTCAATATCGGAGGCCCTGTTGGTGACACTGTCAGCGCGGGAACCAAGCCGACAGGGAACACGCTTGGTGCCACAGGCGTTCGTCCCACTATGGTTGTGGCTCTCGCAGACTAGCCCTCTACGGAGGCGGATGATGCGTACCCTCGTGACCGGCGGCGCCGGGTTCATCGGCTGCAACTATGTCCGACAGCTCCTGGCTGGCGATCCGGATTGCCAGGTCCGCATCATCGACAAGCTCACCTATGCCGGCAGTCGCGACAATCTTCAGGACGTGCTGGACGACCCGCGCTGCGAGTTCGTCGCCGGCGACATCTGCGACCCGGGCGCGGTGGCGGCGGCACTGGACGACGTGCAGATCGTCGTGCACTTCGCGGCCGAGACCCATGTGGACCGCAGCATCCACTCGGCCGAGGCGGCCCTGCGCACCAACGTCGAGGGCACCTTCCGGTTGCTGGAAGCCTCTCGCGACCGGGAGCTCCACCGCTTCATCCACGTGGCGACTGACGAGGTCTACGGCTCCTCCGCCGGCGAATGCTTCACCGAGGGCAGCGCCCTGAAGCCCCGCAACCCGTACTCCGCCTCCAAGGCCGGCGGCGACCGGCTGGCCTACTCCTACTTCGTGACCTACGGCGTCCCGGTCATCATCACCCGCCCGACCAACACCTACGGCCCGTACCAGTACCCCGAGAAACTCATTCCCTTCTTCGTGCTGCGCGCACTGCGCGATGAGCATCTGCCCGTCTATGGCGACGGGCGGCAAGTGCGCGACTGGCTCCACGTCGGCGACCACTGCCGCGCCGTGGACCTGCTCCTCAAGCAGGGCGCCGTCGGCGAGGTCTACAACATCGTCGGGGGCAACCAGCGGGAGAACATGCAGGTCGTCCGCCTGATCCTGGACGAACTGGGCAAGCCCGAGAGCCTCATCAAGCACGTGACCGACCGGCCCGGCCATGACGTGCGCTACCACCTGGACGGGACGAAGCTCGCGGGCCTGGGCTGGCAGCCTACCGTGCCGTGGGAGACGGGGATGCGCGAGACGATCCGCTGGTTTGCCGAGCATCGCGACTGGCTGGAGCGCAGCCTGCAGCGCGGCCACGACTTCATGGAGCAGTGGTACCGCGAGCGCTGAGTGACCGGGAGAAGACGAGAAGCGGCCCTGCCTCCAATCGAGACAGGGCCGCATGGCGTGTCAGGGGGGATGGCCTGGCAGCCGAGCCTACTTGTTCCCGGCACACTCGGTCCGCATGCCGGTGGCGTCGCTGCCCCGCGTGGTCGCGGCCGGCTTGGTCGTCGCGGCGGGCGGCCCTTCGCTGTGGTCATCGGCGGCGCCGTGGATGATGTCAATCATGCTCTTGCCGCTCATGACGCCATCCGTCCGCGCCTGCCCGACCGTCAGGAACTTCCCGACCAGCAGGATGTTCAGGTAGGGCAGCTTCTCGTACTCCACTTCCTCCAGGAACTTCCCGACTGTGCTGCGGATGATCATCTCCTGGTGGGGCACCCCGGCGTAGCACACGACCGCCACGGGCGTGTCGGCCGGGTAGTGCTTGCGCAACTGCTCGAAGCCGGTCTTGTACTTGAAGCCGCAGGTGTAGAAGATCATGCTGGTCTTCGTCTCCATGAGCTTCTCGTTGGGGTCCGCGCGCCCCGGCCAGTCACCCATGGTCAGGATGACGGCGTTGGTATCCCCGCCGAAGGTCGGGCTGTACTTCACCGCCGCCGTGGCCGCCTCAAACGCGCCGAGACCGGGCACGATCTCCGTCTCCACGTCGGCGGGCAGCATCTCCAGGTAGAAGGTCGTCCCATAGATCATCGCGTCGCCCCACTGGAGCGCGGAGACGATCTTCCCGGCCTTCGTGGCGTCCACGATCTGCCGGATGACCTCCAGGCGGCTCTTCTGGTTCCGCTCGGCCACGGCCCGCGCCGCCGGGTCCTTGATCTTGGCCGGGTCCAGGCCATACGCCACGCGCGCGGCATGGGGGCAGTAGATGACGGTCCGGTCGCCGATGACGTCCTTCCACGCGATCGCGTCGCCCGGTTCCTCCAGCAGGAAGATGTCGGTCTTCTCACACACCTTGCTGGCGCGTATCGTCATCAGATCGGGGCATGTACCCATACCGACGATGTAGAACTTGCCCGGATACGGCTTGGCGGCGGTCGTCGCCGGCGCCTGTGCCGCAGCCAGGCTGGCCACGACGAGCCCGACGACCACGAGAGGCAGTACGCAACGCGGTATTCCCGACTTCATGCTGTTCCTCCAGTGAGACAACAGTGATCGGTTCGCCGGCTGGTCAATGGCCTACCACCAGCCGCCCTTGATCTCCTTGCGGCCCTGCTTCTGCCACTTGGCGTGTCCGTCGCAACAGGCGAAGTTCGTCCCCCCGCAGTGGATCGCGGCCCCGCTATACGACTGCCCCCAGTCCTCCCAGATGAACGTCACGACCGGGTCGGCAACGGCCCCCAGAGACACCGGGCCGGCGGTCGCACCCTTCGAGGTGTACAGGTCGGCCATGACGACCATGGCGTTGATCTCGTAGTTGGTGGGCACCCGCCCCAGAGCCGGGTCGGACCAGTGGTCAGAGGGCGACTTGCTGGTCTGGGCGCAGTACCACACCTGGCTGTTCTTGACATAGGGGGTCAGGTAGTACGACACCCAGGGGCCGCCGTCGTAGTAGTTGTTGCTGCCGGTGGTCAGGACGCCATACGGCCAGGCCATCGAGGTCGTGCAGTAGGCATAGGGGTACATCTCGTCATAGTCCTGCGCGTACATCATTGTCGCCAGGCCGATCTGCTTGAGGTTCGACAGACACGACGATTGCCGCGCCTTGGCACGGGCCTGGGCAAAGACGGGGAAGAGTATGGCTGCGAGGATGGCGATGATGGCGATGACGACCAGTAGCTCGATGAGTGTGAACCCGCGACTGCTGCGCACGTGCATCTGGGTCTCATCCTTCCTTTGGTCTAGAGCAGTCCTTCACCACTGACTATCACTATAGCGACGCCTCGCGTGGGTACACCGCACGTTTGGGGGTATTGCGTTCTCCGTCCCCGAAACGTCCACGCCACCTCCCTCCCCGTCTGGCATGATGGAATGCCGTAGCACAGCCTCAGCACAGCGATGCCCCTCCCGCCGGAGGCCCGCGCCATGTCCACCAGTCCCAGACCCCACCTGACGGTTGCCGACGGCACGCTGCTGATCATCGGCCTCGTGGTCGGCACGGGGGTCCTGCGCGTGCCGGCCAGTATCGCCCAGCAGACCACCGGGCCCGGTCCCATGCTCGGCGCCTGGCTGCTCGGGGCGCTCTTCGCGGGCTGTGGAGCCTACTGCTATGCGCAGCTCTGTCGCCTGTACCCCCGGACGGGCGGCGAGTACGCCTACCTGCATGGCTCGTGGGGCGCCACGGTCGCCTTCCTCTTTGCCTGGTCACGTGCGACGGTGCTGCAGACCGGGTCCATCGCGGCCACCGCCTTCATCTTCGGCGACTACGCCGCCAAGCTGCTCTCCCTGGGGCCTGGCAGCGCCACGATCTACGCCCTGCTGGCGGTCATCGCCCTGTCGGCCGTCAATGCGCTGGGCCTGCGCTCGGGCAAGCTGACCCAGAACCTCCTGACCGCCG
Encoded proteins:
- a CDS encoding tetratricopeptide repeat protein, producing the protein MKWLGLWLLMSLGGHYALHLSWWIAIPASGVLTLVVEAVWNNVFGLHAPAPSSVGTAERAFVMGNAEARRGRHGEAVAYYDQAALADARSASLWFNRGNSLRALGRFGEAVESYDRALPLYLGDPAAASCWYNRGLALVAAGQLGEALGSLDKALGIEPEAVDILADKGAVLAKMGNHEEALRTFDAVLKAQPNNAHIAFNKAKLLGEMGRADESFEWITRAMSMDPKLAETLTQGK
- a CDS encoding toll/interleukin-1 receptor domain-containing protein, whose protein sequence is MDCSTVWHIVQTWVAVSLLLTGCFAWGIALPGDLHLRTVAVCLWFAGVSSAAASSLVSTPGADNGVSLCLPLAVLFLVSAAIPLAAFVCFWVGLRRYGVAATTRPLRLLGFAYDPALTGTIGALVVTAAHLLHWQMPLWLAAIVAVFWLTSLPASVRAGRQAFWTLKQYVSVRRPRNGSHATDEGWSRTPFAAGDAPTSRASTAAQGATKEHDVFISYKSEDVGVARALAEQLIAAGLQVWFAEYYILLTDRDQFQRAIDEGIRGSRFGIALTNDRYVSSAYCRSEIEQLLAPENCGPERVLEVRIPSEERPHQDYPSLARSPYVEWRGEVADVLGALHSMTGHSLTAPAEEGRVPEGRAYFGGPGLSTAYSLDVAAWPGRMLQGQPVMRRTCCGRSAEANVLTGPMVPLRAPDGMTGAQDDRRIYDWVVGFSQMFMATTGFHCAGVHLLFLDGYSHPGLTYWAGGCWSRRYAVTLPDPTSGIVVELAFLFLFRGPFDEFCAAVSAFDRLVASFRWEPLAPLPR
- the rfbB gene encoding dTDP-glucose 4,6-dehydratase — translated: MRTLVTGGAGFIGCNYVRQLLAGDPDCQVRIIDKLTYAGSRDNLQDVLDDPRCEFVAGDICDPGAVAAALDDVQIVVHFAAETHVDRSIHSAEAALRTNVEGTFRLLEASRDRELHRFIHVATDEVYGSSAGECFTEGSALKPRNPYSASKAGGDRLAYSYFVTYGVPVIITRPTNTYGPYQYPEKLIPFFVLRALRDEHLPVYGDGRQVRDWLHVGDHCRAVDLLLKQGAVGEVYNIVGGNQRENMQVVRLILDELGKPESLIKHVTDRPGHDVRYHLDGTKLAGLGWQPTVPWETGMRETIRWFAEHRDWLERSLQRGHDFMEQWYRER
- a CDS encoding DUF1559 domain-containing protein; translation: MHVRSSRGFTLIELLVVIAIIAILAAILFPVFAQARAKARQSSCLSNLKQIGLATMMYAQDYDEMYPYAYCTTSMAWPYGVLTTGSNNYYDGGPWVSYYLTPYVKNSQVWYCAQTSKSPSDHWSDPALGRVPTNYEINAMVVMADLYTSKGATAGPVSLGAVADPVVTFIWEDWGQSYSGAAIHCGGTNFACCDGHAKWQKQGRKEIKGGWW